The DNA segment aaaggtaaggggagggaagaaaaaaatacgaTGATTCCGTAAATTTCAGTGTTTGGAATAAAGATGAAACCTATTGAAGGAGTGAATGTCTACTTTCAGAATTGGATACCTGAAGAATAAACACCCAGTTCTTCTTTTGCTACAACCTAAGCCCAGTAGTCTTAAAATTTACAATCTTCCGTGCCAGGTGAGACAGACACTAGTTAACTCCTGGCTCTGGGTTCATTCTCAGTCTGGTCAGGGGAACAATTTCTATGTTCACGGTGCTCTTGTACTAACCACTCTTTCCACTGGAGAGCACTTTTCACAGACTTCAAAACACTGTCCTTTCATTTCCACGTGTAATAAAATTACATGCAATTCTGCCATCTCCATTAAGTTGTAAGGTGCTACAGAGCAGAGGCTATATCATATATgactaaatggataaataaactgtttttcacatatttataatttttccacaAAGCCTAACAAAGTTTCTAACACATGGAAATTAGGTTCACTGACAAACAGGGATTTCCCCTGCAATTTATTGGATTTAGCACACCTAAGTATAGACACAACAACCACAGGGCTCAAAAGTGGTGGTTTAGGAAGACCATTACACGCAATAACTTTACTAATAATTCTGGattcctctcctctttctgctgAAGGATCCATGAGAGGATGAGAGGAGACAACCAGTCTTTTACCTTTGGTTTCATTCTCCTGGGAGTCAGTGGTGAGCAGCAACAGGAAGACTTCTTCTTCGTCCTCTTCCTGTTCATTTACCCCATCACATTGATCGGAAACCTGCTCATCATCTTGGCCATTCGCTCTGACATTCACCTTCACAAccccatgtattttttccttgCCAATCTCTCCTTTGTTGACATCCTCTTCTCCTCTGTAACCATCCCTAAAATGCTGGTCAACCATGTCTTAGGCAGCAAAGCCATCTCCTTTGGAGGATGCCTAACACAGATGTATTTCATGATTGGCATGGCTAACACAGATAGCTATATGCTGGCTGCAATGGCATATGACCGTGCCGTGGCCATCAGCCGCCCACTTCATTACACAACAATTATAAGGCCACGGACTTGTGTCCTCCTAGTTGTTGGGTCTTGGGTGGTTGGAAATGCCAATGCCCTCCCCCACACTCTGCTCACAGCTAGTCTGTCTTTCTGTGGCAACAAGGAAGTAGCCAACTTCTACTGTGACATTGCTCCTTTACTCAAGCTGTCCTGCTCTGACACCTACTTTAATGTGAAGATGATGTATCTAGGGGTTGGTGTTTTCTCTGTGCCATTACTATGCATCGTCATCTCTTATGTCCGGGTCTTTTCCATGGTCTTACAGGTTCCATCCACCAACGGTGTGCTcaaagccttctccacctgtggTTCCCACCTCACGGTTGTTTCTGTGTATTATGGCACAGTCATGGGCATGTATTTCCGCCCTCTGTCTAGTTACAGCCTAGGGGATGCAGTGATAACTGTGATGTACATGGCGGTGACCCCAATGTTAAATCCTTTCATCTACAGTCTGAGAAACCGAGACATGAAGGCTGCCCTGGGGAAACTCTTCAGCAAGAGAGTCTCCTCATAACCAATGTGAGATCACTGGAGAGTTAATTGGAGTCACCTATTAAGATGCACTTGAAAATCCAGCTCCAATGTCCTCCCCCTCCAAGAAGCCACCTTTTTCTCCCAGGGCAAGGCCACTCAAGTCTTCAGGCTTCCATTTGATTTTGTCAGGTTGCAGAGTAGAAGTGGTGTCAGCAATATGTAGCTTCACCCTTTCAGACATCAGGTATAATTGAGTAAGAGTCAATATTATCTCTGAATGTCACTTTTTGTTAGGAGTCTCTCTCTGGTTTTTATGTAATATTGAATTCCCTCATTatgtaattcatttattcattcttttaacctCACCTATTCCATCTTCTCACCTTTACCCTAACACTTCCACCTTTGGAAGGGGCAATACGTTTAGCCTCTGTACTGGTCCATTTTGGAGGCAGCAATTCCAGTCTAACAAGTCCCTCCCCATCAGTCCACTTTATTCAGATAAGGCAAGGTTACATAAGTACAGATCTATTGTGCTATCCTGACCACTAGGCAACCAATTTCGCTAGACTGGATCAAAGTACAATCCACTCTATCATACCCTCAGGAATTCTGGAATCTTAAATTAAGGAATCTTAAATTAAGATTAACAACATAGTTACAGTTTCCTGCCCAGGAATCATCCTTACATCCAGCCCTTGTAATTCTAGCCCTGGTTCTATAACCACTGCAACAAGTAGGGTGAAAAAGTCAAGGTaatgtgagaagaaagaaaaaaatataatcattatacCAGTGGCAAAAATTGGACTGTCACAGAACAACCTTCCTCACCACCTGTTCCCCAGATCCACTGGAAAAAAGTAGGACACTCCTGTAGCCCTACTCATGTTCATGTTGAGGAACATGTTCACTTGGGAAGCCAGCCCTTCATACATTATCTCCACCCATTTCCGACAACCAATGCTTTAATTGCCAGTTCTAATTTGCTATCAAGCTAATACTCTAAGGAGGATATCTCTCTGCTTATTGTTGGACATTATGTGCTGTAAAATGTGCTACTTGCTATGAAGAAATGACGGACAGCCACCCAAAATGGTGCAATAGCTTCTGCTCTGGTTCTTTTACAGCACTCTGAGATCTTGCATCTACCACCAACTAAGGAAAGCCTGGTCCAGAGTGTCTACTCCTGTTAGGACCAACCATTGGCCCCCAGGGCTACCAACATCAGTCTCAGTTGCCAGGTGAAGTCAGGGCTTTCCCCACAGGGAATATGCTGTGGAGCCATCTGTAGTCTCTGTGTCTTTTGCTAGCAGACGGAAGAGCTCTTATTGGCATTTTGTGCCTCACAAAGTGCAAGAGAAATATGTCTAGATTCAGGCCACCTCTACATTATTGCAGGACTCTACATCCCTCATTTCATAGACACAGGTGGCCACCTCAAGGGAGCACTTCAGGATATCTACTTGCCCATTCTAATCTCCTTCCAAACTTGGAAGTGAGTTCTTCTGATGGGCTTTCAACATGTACTACTTTAATGCATTCCTCAAATTCCCACAGTGATTACTACAGTGTTGTGCCTTACATGAAGATCTTTTTAATAGGACAGCTTTCCATTGTCCTTCTGCTGGGCCATATATCTAGGCAATTGGTCACTGCCCATGAGTCAGTAAAAGCCTAAACATGGGGCTTTTACCACTGTTCAATCAGTGTCATTATGAACCTACAGCTATTCGTAAATATTTAACCTTTAGCTATATGTGACTGTAGAACTCTTGAACTGTGCTAGTCTAAATTGAAATGTGTTGTGAATGTAAATTACACTGTGGATTTTGCTGATGATgaaatttcaataatatttttaaataccgaTTGCATGTTGAAATGGCAATAATTTGGACATATCGGGTTGGATTAAAtacattatcaaaattattttcacatgtttcattttccttttttctccagctttattgcTCATCTCTTCATAAAACCAGCCCTTCTTTCACTGGTCTTCTattgttttttggtctttatttcatttatttctgctctgatctttgttgtttccttccttctgctaactatAGGCTTAGTATATTCCTCTTTTATGTTCCATGAAGTATAAAATTAGGTTCTTTActtgaaatttttactttctcttaatGTTTTATTGCTATAAATTCTATCTACAAATGCTTTTGCAGCATCCCACAGGTTTTGGTGGCTTCCCtcatttccagtattttttaacttccattttgACTTCTTATTCAACCCTTTGGTTATTCAGAATGTGCAGTTTACATCTTACATATTTGTACATTTTCAAGCTTTTCTCCCATTATCAACTTCTAGTTTCATGTTACTGAGGTCATAAAAATGCTTGAtatgatgtttttgtttgttttaattttcaagacTTATTTTGTGACAAATCATATGACCTATCCTGGAGAATTTTCcacatgcacttgagaagaacaggtattctATTGCTgttgaaatgttctgtatatgtctgttaggtacACTTGGTCTAAAGTGTGGTTGAAGTCCaaagttggtttgttttttaattccagtacactTAACAAagtgtgttatattagtttcaggtgtacaatttagtgatccaacaattctttacattactcagtgtttatcataagtgtactcttaatccctatcacctatttaacccatccccccactcacctcccctctgctaaccatcagttcgttctctatagttaagagtctgatttttggtttgttttgtttcttaagctccacataagaatgaaatcatatgatattttctttctctgacttattgcacttagcataagaccttctaggtccatccgtgttgtctcaaatggcccaatctcttccttttttatggctgtgtaatattccattgtgtgtgtatgtatatacaggTATCacatagatatgtgtatatatatatacacaccacatcttccttatccattcatctgtgatggacacttggcttgcttccctaatttggctattgtaaaaaatgatgcaataagcataggggtacatatatatttttaacttgtgtttttgtattatttcggtaaatacccagtggtggaattactggatcatatggtatttctatttatactttttcgaggaacctccatactgttttccaaagtggttgcactgggttgcattcccaccaactgtgcacaagCGTTCCTTGGTCTCTGAATCCTCaccacttgtttcttgtgtttttgattttagccattctgacaggtgtgaggtgatagctcattgtagtattgatttgcatttccctgatgattagtgatgttgagcatcttttcatgtgtctgttggccatctggatgtcttcttcaagttcaaaatttcttcattgattttctgtctggataatctatccattgttgaaagtggggtacTGAAATTCCTTACCATTATTGTATAGTggtctatttctctcttcagatc comes from the Ailuropoda melanoleuca isolate Jingjing chromosome 13, ASM200744v2, whole genome shotgun sequence genome and includes:
- the LOC100466456 gene encoding olfactory receptor 1A1 — encoded protein: MRGDNQSFTFGFILLGVSGEQQQEDFFFVLFLFIYPITLIGNLLIILAIRSDIHLHNPMYFFLANLSFVDILFSSVTIPKMLVNHVLGSKAISFGGCLTQMYFMIGMANTDSYMLAAMAYDRAVAISRPLHYTTIIRPRTCVLLVVGSWVVGNANALPHTLLTASLSFCGNKEVANFYCDIAPLLKLSCSDTYFNVKMMYLGVGVFSVPLLCIVISYVRVFSMVLQVPSTNGVLKAFSTCGSHLTVVSVYYGTVMGMYFRPLSSYSLGDAVITVMYMAVTPMLNPFIYSLRNRDMKAALGKLFSKRVSS